One segment of Scleropages formosus chromosome 23, fSclFor1.1, whole genome shotgun sequence DNA contains the following:
- the LOC108931743 gene encoding protein disulfide-isomerase A3-like isoform X1 → MYINVIPVSSDRCEKHSVITIILGAIERTNLFPRARPLRYLCSAVLYTVLFHQFVGEVSLTLLRCSLFLPLARCAHCQKFAPEYERAATRLKGTAILAKVDCSTSSKTCKRFGIKRYPTLKVFRNGKEFAIYDRSHSEEGIVHYMQKQTGPSSVVLHSKEDLDAFINHSDASVVGFFPNGSNTHLVEFQKAASTLRENYRFAHTVEPGLGLLHGLEAEGVLLFRPPRLSSIFEESVKKYTGPINTSTLRRFIKHNIFGICPHVTKENREKLKGRDLLTAYYDLDYVRDPKGSNYWRNRVLKVAVQFQSRGLSFAVANRREFERELEEDFGLDQLDGGGFPLVTIRTREGHKYSMREEFTPDGKALTRFLEDYFAGRLKRYLKSQPVPEYNKSLVQTVVAETFEEIVSDPEKDVLIQLYAPWCGHCKNLEPKYNELAEQLSGDPSIVIARMDATANDIPSGYDVDGFPTIYFVPARKKHKPVKYEGELNVKDLLKFLRKQSPQGKVQSGTRKEL, encoded by the exons ATGTATATTAACGTAATTCCCGTTTCAAGTGACAGGTGCGAAAAGCACAGTGTCATCACGATAATCTTGGGAGCGATTGAGAGAACAAACCTATTTCCAAGGGCTCGACCGCTTCGTTACTTGTGCTCCGCTGTATTGTACACGGTGCTCTTTCATCAGTTTGTCGGTGAGGTGTCTCTGACACTGCTTCGCTGCtcccttttccttcctttggCCAGGTGCGCGCACTGTCAGAAATTCGCCCCGGAATACGAGAGAGCGGCGACGCGTCTCAAGGGGACGGCGATTTTAGCGAAG GTGGACTGTTCGACCAGCTCCAAAACCTGCAAACGTTTTGGGATTAAACGTTACCCCACTCTCAAAGTGTTTCGAAATGGCAAGGAGTTTGCTATCTATGATAGATCCCACTCTGAAG agGGGATTGTGCACTACATGCAGAAGCAGACAGGACCCAGTTCCGTGGTCCTGCACAGCAAGGAGGATCTGGATGCCTTCATCAACCATTCTGATGCCAGCGTGGTGG GGTTCTTTCCAAACGGCAGCAATACTCACCTAGTCGAGTTCCAGAAAGCAGCCAGCACCTTGAGGGAGAACTACCGCTTCGCCCACACCGTGGAGCCAGGGCTGGGTCTCTTACATGGGCTGGAGGCAGA GGGTGTGCTGCTCTTCCGCCCCCCAAGACTCAGCAGCATATTTGAGGAGAGCGTTAAGAAGTACACCGGTCCCATCAACACGTCTACCCTGCGCAGATTCATCAAGCACAACAT CTTTGGAATTTGCCCTCACGTGACCAAGGAGAACAGAGAGAAACTAAAGGGACGGGACTTACTGACAGCTTACTATGACCTGGACTATGTTCGTGACCCCAAGGGCTCCAATTACTGGAGAAACAG GGTGCTGAAGGTGGCGGTCCAGTTCCAGTCCCGAGGCCTGAGTTTTGCGGTTGCCAACCGCCGAGAGTTTGAGAGGGAACTGGAGGAGGACTTTGGCCTGGACCAGTTGGATGGCGGAGGGTTCCCTCTGGTCACCATAAGGACTCGCGAGGGGCACAAGTACAGCATGCGAGAAGAGTTCAC GCCGGATGGAAAGGCCCTCACGCGCTTTCTTGAGGATTATTTTGCTGGACGATTGAAGCGATATCTAAAGTCCCAACCTGTACCAGAATACAACAAATCTCTCGTtcag ACGGTGGTTGCAGAAACATTTGAGGAAATCGTCAGTGATCCTGAGAAAGACGTGCTCATTCAGCTCTATGCACCTTGGTGTGGCCACTGTAAGAACCTAGAGCCCAAGTACAACGAGTTGGCAGAGCAG ctATCTGGTGACCCCAGCATAGTTATTGCAAGGATGGATGCTACTGCCAATGATATCCCATCTGGCTATGATGTGGATGG ATTTCCCACAATTTACTTTGTACCAGCAAGAAAAAAGCATAAACCTGTTAAATATGAG GGTGAGCTTAACGTGAAGGATTTGCTGAAATTCTTGAGGAAACAATCCCCACAAGGCAAAGTTCAGAGTGGCACTAGAAAAGAACTGTGA
- the LOC108931743 gene encoding protein disulfide-isomerase A3-like isoform X3, whose translation MCIKNNCRTSGRAPSLRESPRWFCRVWPFKVMAVDGNQSTPLNMNKEARGRSVDCSTSSKTCKRFGIKRYPTLKVFRNGKEFAIYDRSHSEEGIVHYMQKQTGPSSVVLHSKEDLDAFINHSDASVVGFFPNGSNTHLVEFQKAASTLRENYRFAHTVEPGLGLLHGLEAEGVLLFRPPRLSSIFEESVKKYTGPINTSTLRRFIKHNIFGICPHVTKENREKLKGRDLLTAYYDLDYVRDPKGSNYWRNRVLKVAVQFQSRGLSFAVANRREFERELEEDFGLDQLDGGGFPLVTIRTREGHKYSMREEFTPDGKALTRFLEDYFAGRLKRYLKSQPVPEYNKSLVQTVVAETFEEIVSDPEKDVLIQLYAPWCGHCKNLEPKYNELAEQLSGDPSIVIARMDATANDIPSGYDVDGFPTIYFVPARKKHKPVKYEGELNVKDLLKFLRKQSPQGKVQSGTRKEL comes from the exons atgtgtattaaaaataattgtagaACAAGTGGCCGAGCGCCGAGTCTTAGAGAGAGTCCACGCTGGTTCTGTCGGGTCTGGCCCTTTAAGGTCATGGCTGTAGACGGGAACCAATCAACAcctttaaatatgaataaagaGGCACGCGGCAGATCG GTGGACTGTTCGACCAGCTCCAAAACCTGCAAACGTTTTGGGATTAAACGTTACCCCACTCTCAAAGTGTTTCGAAATGGCAAGGAGTTTGCTATCTATGATAGATCCCACTCTGAAG agGGGATTGTGCACTACATGCAGAAGCAGACAGGACCCAGTTCCGTGGTCCTGCACAGCAAGGAGGATCTGGATGCCTTCATCAACCATTCTGATGCCAGCGTGGTGG GGTTCTTTCCAAACGGCAGCAATACTCACCTAGTCGAGTTCCAGAAAGCAGCCAGCACCTTGAGGGAGAACTACCGCTTCGCCCACACCGTGGAGCCAGGGCTGGGTCTCTTACATGGGCTGGAGGCAGA GGGTGTGCTGCTCTTCCGCCCCCCAAGACTCAGCAGCATATTTGAGGAGAGCGTTAAGAAGTACACCGGTCCCATCAACACGTCTACCCTGCGCAGATTCATCAAGCACAACAT CTTTGGAATTTGCCCTCACGTGACCAAGGAGAACAGAGAGAAACTAAAGGGACGGGACTTACTGACAGCTTACTATGACCTGGACTATGTTCGTGACCCCAAGGGCTCCAATTACTGGAGAAACAG GGTGCTGAAGGTGGCGGTCCAGTTCCAGTCCCGAGGCCTGAGTTTTGCGGTTGCCAACCGCCGAGAGTTTGAGAGGGAACTGGAGGAGGACTTTGGCCTGGACCAGTTGGATGGCGGAGGGTTCCCTCTGGTCACCATAAGGACTCGCGAGGGGCACAAGTACAGCATGCGAGAAGAGTTCAC GCCGGATGGAAAGGCCCTCACGCGCTTTCTTGAGGATTATTTTGCTGGACGATTGAAGCGATATCTAAAGTCCCAACCTGTACCAGAATACAACAAATCTCTCGTtcag ACGGTGGTTGCAGAAACATTTGAGGAAATCGTCAGTGATCCTGAGAAAGACGTGCTCATTCAGCTCTATGCACCTTGGTGTGGCCACTGTAAGAACCTAGAGCCCAAGTACAACGAGTTGGCAGAGCAG ctATCTGGTGACCCCAGCATAGTTATTGCAAGGATGGATGCTACTGCCAATGATATCCCATCTGGCTATGATGTGGATGG ATTTCCCACAATTTACTTTGTACCAGCAAGAAAAAAGCATAAACCTGTTAAATATGAG GGTGAGCTTAACGTGAAGGATTTGCTGAAATTCTTGAGGAAACAATCCCCACAAGGCAAAGTTCAGAGTGGCACTAGAAAAGAACTGTGA
- the LOC108931743 gene encoding protein disulfide-isomerase A3-like isoform X2, producing MVPSCALLLLRLCALPSALAAAASDVLVLRDSDFDNSVEDHETILVDFFLPRCAHCQKFAPEYERAATRLKGTAILAKVDCSTSSKTCKRFGIKRYPTLKVFRNGKEFAIYDRSHSEEGIVHYMQKQTGPSSVVLHSKEDLDAFINHSDASVVGFFPNGSNTHLVEFQKAASTLRENYRFAHTVEPGLGLLHGLEAEGVLLFRPPRLSSIFEESVKKYTGPINTSTLRRFIKHNIFGICPHVTKENREKLKGRDLLTAYYDLDYVRDPKGSNYWRNRVLKVAVQFQSRGLSFAVANRREFERELEEDFGLDQLDGGGFPLVTIRTREGHKYSMREEFTPDGKALTRFLEDYFAGRLKRYLKSQPVPEYNKSLVQTVVAETFEEIVSDPEKDVLIQLYAPWCGHCKNLEPKYNELAEQLSGDPSIVIARMDATANDIPSGYDVDGFPTIYFVPARKKHKPVKYEGELNVKDLLKFLRKQSPQGKVQSGTRKEL from the exons ATGGTCCCTTCGTGCGCCCTTCTGCTGCTACGGCTGTGCGCGCTGCCGAGCGCTTTGGCTGCGGCGGCGAGCGACGTGCTCGTGCTGCGCGATTCCGACTTCGACAATTCCGTGGAGGATCACGAGACCATCCTCGTCGACTTCTTCCTCCCACG GTGCGCGCACTGTCAGAAATTCGCCCCGGAATACGAGAGAGCGGCGACGCGTCTCAAGGGGACGGCGATTTTAGCGAAG GTGGACTGTTCGACCAGCTCCAAAACCTGCAAACGTTTTGGGATTAAACGTTACCCCACTCTCAAAGTGTTTCGAAATGGCAAGGAGTTTGCTATCTATGATAGATCCCACTCTGAAG agGGGATTGTGCACTACATGCAGAAGCAGACAGGACCCAGTTCCGTGGTCCTGCACAGCAAGGAGGATCTGGATGCCTTCATCAACCATTCTGATGCCAGCGTGGTGG GGTTCTTTCCAAACGGCAGCAATACTCACCTAGTCGAGTTCCAGAAAGCAGCCAGCACCTTGAGGGAGAACTACCGCTTCGCCCACACCGTGGAGCCAGGGCTGGGTCTCTTACATGGGCTGGAGGCAGA GGGTGTGCTGCTCTTCCGCCCCCCAAGACTCAGCAGCATATTTGAGGAGAGCGTTAAGAAGTACACCGGTCCCATCAACACGTCTACCCTGCGCAGATTCATCAAGCACAACAT CTTTGGAATTTGCCCTCACGTGACCAAGGAGAACAGAGAGAAACTAAAGGGACGGGACTTACTGACAGCTTACTATGACCTGGACTATGTTCGTGACCCCAAGGGCTCCAATTACTGGAGAAACAG GGTGCTGAAGGTGGCGGTCCAGTTCCAGTCCCGAGGCCTGAGTTTTGCGGTTGCCAACCGCCGAGAGTTTGAGAGGGAACTGGAGGAGGACTTTGGCCTGGACCAGTTGGATGGCGGAGGGTTCCCTCTGGTCACCATAAGGACTCGCGAGGGGCACAAGTACAGCATGCGAGAAGAGTTCAC GCCGGATGGAAAGGCCCTCACGCGCTTTCTTGAGGATTATTTTGCTGGACGATTGAAGCGATATCTAAAGTCCCAACCTGTACCAGAATACAACAAATCTCTCGTtcag ACGGTGGTTGCAGAAACATTTGAGGAAATCGTCAGTGATCCTGAGAAAGACGTGCTCATTCAGCTCTATGCACCTTGGTGTGGCCACTGTAAGAACCTAGAGCCCAAGTACAACGAGTTGGCAGAGCAG ctATCTGGTGACCCCAGCATAGTTATTGCAAGGATGGATGCTACTGCCAATGATATCCCATCTGGCTATGATGTGGATGG ATTTCCCACAATTTACTTTGTACCAGCAAGAAAAAAGCATAAACCTGTTAAATATGAG GGTGAGCTTAACGTGAAGGATTTGCTGAAATTCTTGAGGAAACAATCCCCACAAGGCAAAGTTCAGAGTGGCACTAGAAAAGAACTGTGA